A part of Flavobacteriaceae bacterium GSB9 genomic DNA contains:
- the ccoG gene encoding cytochrome c oxidase accessory protein CcoG, which produces MGTPDNEVFRDSIGTVTEEGKRAWVYPKKPNGRFYDYRKWVSYFLLAFLFISPFIKINGNQFLMFNVLERRFNIFGFPFWPQDFHLFVISMLIGVVFITLFTVGFGRIFCGWICPQTIFMEMVFRRIEYWIDGDRNKQRKLDRQKWDAEKIRKRLLKWFIFLVISFLIANIFLAYLIGSDKLLKYITDGPFSHLGTLFPLLIFTAVFYFVFAWFREQVCIIACPYGRLQGVLLDTKSIVVAYDHKRGEAENGRKKFRKNEDREALGFGDCIDCLQCVHVCPTGIDIRNGTQLECVNCTACIDECDHIMESINKPKGLIRYASEENIEKKIPFKLTARMKGYIAVLTILIGLLTGMLFLRNDIEANVLRLPGQLYEHKDNNIISNVFTYKLVNKTTEDISNVSLKLLSHKGKLKLVSTTENLNVPKQGIAEGTLFIEINNSALSGDRNKIKIGVYEDDTLIETTTANFLGPRSFR; this is translated from the coding sequence ATGGGAACCCCAGACAACGAAGTATTTAGAGACTCCATTGGCACCGTTACCGAAGAAGGTAAGCGCGCCTGGGTTTACCCTAAAAAACCCAATGGAAGGTTTTACGACTACAGAAAATGGGTTAGTTACTTCTTGTTGGCGTTTTTATTCATTTCACCTTTCATTAAAATTAACGGTAACCAATTTTTGATGTTCAACGTGCTTGAACGCCGATTCAATATTTTCGGTTTCCCTTTTTGGCCTCAAGATTTTCACTTGTTTGTTATCTCAATGCTAATTGGTGTAGTATTCATCACGCTCTTTACAGTTGGTTTTGGACGCATCTTTTGTGGTTGGATTTGCCCACAAACCATTTTTATGGAAATGGTTTTTAGAAGAATTGAATACTGGATTGATGGCGACCGTAACAAACAGCGAAAATTAGACCGACAAAAATGGGATGCCGAAAAAATAAGAAAGCGCCTTTTAAAATGGTTTATATTTTTAGTGATTTCATTCTTAATCGCTAACATATTTTTGGCCTACTTAATTGGCAGTGATAAACTATTAAAATACATCACAGACGGTCCCTTTAGTCATTTGGGAACGCTTTTCCCTTTGCTGATTTTTACAGCAGTATTTTACTTTGTTTTCGCATGGTTTAGAGAGCAAGTTTGTATAATAGCCTGTCCTTACGGTAGGTTACAAGGCGTACTTTTAGATACAAAGTCCATTGTTGTAGCCTACGACCACAAAAGAGGTGAAGCTGAAAACGGAAGAAAAAAGTTTAGAAAAAATGAAGACCGCGAGGCGCTGGGCTTTGGTGATTGTATTGATTGTTTACAATGCGTGCATGTTTGCCCCACAGGTATCGACATTAGAAACGGCACACAATTGGAATGTGTAAACTGCACCGCTTGTATCGATGAGTGCGATCATATTATGGAAAGCATCAACAAACCCAAAGGGTTAATTAGATATGCCAGCGAAGAAAATATAGAAAAGAAAATCCCTTTCAAATTAACCGCTAGGATGAAAGGTTACATTGCCGTTTTAACCATCCTTATAGGCCTTTTAACAGGTATGCTGTTTTTAAGAAACGACATAGAGGCCAATGTGCTACGGTTACCTGGGCAATTATACGAACACAAAGATAACAACATAATAAGCAATGTTTTTACCTATAAACTGGTAAATAAAACTACCGAAGATATTTCTAACGTTAGTTTAAAATTGCTTTCTCATAAAGGCAAATTAAAATTGGTTTCAACGACTGAAAACTTAAACGTTCCGAAGCAAGGAATAGCCGAAGGCACACTTTTTATAGAAATTAATAACTCTGCCCTATCGGGCGACAGAAATAAAATAAAAATTGGGGTTTACGAAGACGATACACTTATTGAAACAACAACAGCAAACTTCTTGGGACCTCGGAGTTTTAGATAA
- a CDS encoding c-type cytochrome: MRQFIPSWIRVPVAFFIIFAATEFFVDSGNQPAFVEYPAVLLFLLLVLLILIAIEAIIGALENVMLHKLDEEAKARFLAEKENAFNFNWLKKIYLKLLGQKPIEKEGEIILDHNYDGIKELDNSLPPWWLYGFYASIIFAAAYLLRYHVFDGEGQFDELETELAQAKIDLEEYKKTAKDLVDFNTVEILTDAADLKAGETIFNENCVACHKADGGGGIGPNLTDQYWILGGGIKNVFKTISEGGRSGKGMIAWKQNLKPYEMAQVASYVLQFQGTTPAEPKAPQGDLWTTDETNIEDLEVPATIEKEVIEVDSTVTLQSSN, encoded by the coding sequence ATGAGACAATTTATTCCATCTTGGATACGAGTTCCAGTAGCGTTTTTTATCATTTTTGCTGCCACAGAATTCTTTGTGGACTCAGGTAACCAACCCGCTTTTGTAGAGTATCCGGCAGTACTTTTATTTTTACTCTTAGTGTTGCTAATATTAATAGCCATAGAAGCTATTATTGGTGCCTTGGAAAATGTGATGCTGCATAAATTAGACGAGGAAGCCAAAGCCCGCTTTTTGGCCGAAAAAGAAAATGCTTTTAATTTCAATTGGCTTAAAAAAATCTATTTGAAACTTTTGGGGCAAAAACCTATTGAAAAAGAAGGCGAAATTATCCTAGATCATAATTATGATGGCATCAAAGAACTCGACAACAGTTTACCACCGTGGTGGCTGTATGGATTTTATGCGTCAATTATATTTGCGGCGGCATATTTATTAAGATACCACGTGTTTGATGGCGAAGGGCAATTTGATGAGCTGGAAACCGAATTAGCCCAAGCTAAAATCGACCTTGAAGAATACAAAAAAACAGCGAAAGATTTAGTAGATTTCAACACGGTTGAAATATTAACGGATGCGGCCGACTTAAAAGCTGGCGAAACCATATTTAACGAAAACTGTGTGGCCTGTCACAAGGCCGATGGAGGAGGCGGTATTGGCCCCAATTTAACAGACCAATATTGGATATTGGGCGGTGGCATTAAAAATGTATTTAAAACCATTTCGGAAGGTGGTCGGTCCGGTAAAGGAATGATTGCTTGGAAACAAAACCTCAAACCCTACGAAATGGCCCAAGTAGCCAGTTATGTGTTACAATTTCAAGGAACAACACCTGCTGAACCAAAAGCACCTCAAGGCGATTTATGGACTACAGACGAAACTAATATTGAAGATTTAGAAGTTCCTGCAACAATAGAAAAAGAGGTTATAGAAGTTGATTCTACGGTAACCCTCCAATCAAGTAATTAG
- a CDS encoding CcoQ/FixQ family Cbb3-type cytochrome c oxidase assembly chaperone: MLKFVKNHMESITGIEIYPIISLLIFFTFFLVLFWWVFTAKKEYINTVSNIPLDNQNDNTL; the protein is encoded by the coding sequence ATGTTAAAATTTGTAAAAAACCATATGGAAAGTATTACGGGTATTGAAATATACCCCATAATATCCCTACTCATATTTTTCACCTTTTTTCTAGTGCTTTTTTGGTGGGTGTTTACCGCTAAAAAAGAATACATAAATACCGTAAGCAACATTCCATTAGACAACCAAAACGACAACACATTATGA
- the ccoN gene encoding cytochrome-c oxidase, cbb3-type subunit I, translating into MEQFHYDNKIVKNFLYATMLWGVVGMLVGLLLAFMFLFPNLTDGISWLSFGRLRPLHTNAVIFAFVGNAIFAGVYYSTQRLLKARMFSDVLSKINFWGWQLIIVAAAITLPLGFTSSKEYAELEWPIDIAIAVVWVVFGWNLIGTILKRRQRHLYVAIWFYIATFVTVAVLHIFNSLELPVSGLKSYSVYAGVQDALVQWWYGHNAVAFFLTTPFLGLMYYFVPKAANRPVYSYRLSIVHFWSLIFIYIWAGPHHLLYTALPEWAQNLGVAFSVMLLMPSWGGMINGLLTLRGAWDKVRTDPVLKFMVVAITGYGMATFEGPTLSLKNVNAIAHFTDWIIAHVHVGALAWNGFLTFGMVYYLVPRLFKTKLYSLGLANLHFWIGTLGIIMYALPMYVAGFTQASMWKQFNPDGTLTYGNFLETVTEIIPMYWMRAIGGTLFITGMLIMIYNVIVTIKQGSAVENELAEAPALERVTNKRTASEGWHTWLERRPIQLTILATVAILIGGIIQIVPTIMVKSNVPTISSVKPYTPLELEGRDIYIREGCVGCHSQMIRPFRSEVERYGEYSKAGEYVYDHPFLWGSKRTGPDLHRVGGKYSDNWHFNHMYDPQSTSSGSIMPRYPWLISSELNKSQTEAKMKAMVSLGVPYTEDDIAMAQENMLKQGAQIEENLHNDPDFAKAYEADKKYAVENGEVFVEMKNREIVALIAYLQRLGTDIHVETTAQN; encoded by the coding sequence ATGGAACAGTTTCACTACGATAACAAAATCGTTAAAAATTTCTTGTATGCTACCATGCTTTGGGGTGTTGTAGGAATGCTGGTAGGCCTGCTTTTGGCCTTTATGTTTTTATTTCCAAATTTAACCGATGGCATTTCATGGCTTAGTTTTGGCAGATTGCGTCCGCTTCATACCAATGCCGTTATTTTTGCCTTTGTAGGAAACGCTATTTTTGCAGGCGTTTACTACTCTACCCAACGCTTGCTCAAGGCGCGCATGTTTAGCGATGTTTTAAGTAAAATAAACTTTTGGGGCTGGCAACTTATTATTGTAGCTGCTGCCATAACGCTACCTTTAGGGTTTACTTCTTCTAAAGAATATGCCGAACTGGAATGGCCCATTGATATTGCCATAGCCGTTGTTTGGGTGGTTTTTGGTTGGAATTTAATCGGAACGATTTTAAAAAGAAGACAACGCCATTTATATGTCGCCATTTGGTTTTACATAGCAACATTTGTTACGGTTGCAGTACTTCATATTTTTAACAGTTTGGAACTTCCCGTTAGTGGGCTGAAAAGTTATTCGGTTTATGCTGGTGTTCAAGATGCTTTGGTGCAATGGTGGTACGGGCACAACGCCGTAGCATTCTTTTTAACCACTCCGTTTTTGGGCTTGATGTATTATTTTGTTCCAAAGGCTGCTAACCGACCTGTATACTCCTATAGGCTTTCCATTGTTCACTTTTGGTCATTGATATTCATTTACATTTGGGCGGGTCCACACCATTTATTATATACCGCTTTACCTGAGTGGGCTCAAAACTTAGGTGTTGCCTTTTCGGTGATGTTACTAATGCCATCGTGGGGTGGTATGATAAACGGCCTTTTAACCTTACGTGGTGCGTGGGACAAAGTACGTACAGACCCTGTTTTAAAATTCATGGTTGTTGCCATTACAGGATATGGCATGGCTACTTTCGAGGGGCCAACCCTTTCCTTAAAAAACGTTAACGCCATTGCACACTTTACAGATTGGATTATTGCCCACGTACACGTTGGCGCATTAGCCTGGAACGGTTTCTTAACATTTGGTATGGTCTATTATTTAGTACCAAGGCTGTTCAAAACCAAACTATATTCTTTAGGGCTGGCCAACCTCCACTTCTGGATTGGCACACTAGGTATCATCATGTACGCGCTTCCAATGTATGTGGCCGGATTTACACAAGCCAGTATGTGGAAACAATTCAATCCAGACGGTACTTTAACCTATGGAAACTTTTTAGAGACCGTTACAGAAATCATCCCCATGTACTGGATGCGAGCCATTGGAGGAACGCTATTCATTACCGGTATGTTGATAATGATTTACAACGTTATTGTTACCATAAAACAAGGAAGCGCTGTTGAAAATGAATTGGCCGAAGCACCTGCGCTTGAACGCGTAACGAACAAACGCACAGCATCTGAAGGATGGCACACCTGGTTAGAAAGAAGACCTATTCAGTTAACCATATTGGCTACAGTTGCCATTTTAATTGGAGGAATCATTCAAATCGTTCCAACCATTATGGTAAAATCAAACGTTCCAACAATTTCAAGTGTAAAACCTTATACACCTCTTGAATTGGAAGGCCGTGATATTTACATTCGTGAAGGCTGTGTGGGCTGTCACTCCCAAATGATTCGCCCTTTTAGAAGTGAAGTAGAACGTTACGGCGAATACTCAAAAGCTGGTGAATATGTTTACGACCACCCATTCCTTTGGGGCAGTAAACGTACCGGCCCTGATTTACATCGCGTTGGAGGAAAGTATTCCGACAACTGGCATTTTAACCACATGTACGACCCACAAAGCACATCATCTGGCTCAATCATGCCACGTTACCCTTGGTTGATATCAAGTGAATTGAACAAATCGCAAACCGAAGCCAAGATGAAAGCCATGGTTTCGCTTGGCGTACCGTACACCGAAGATGATATCGCCATGGCACAAGAAAACATGCTGAAACAAGGTGCTCAAATTGAAGAAAACCTACATAACGACCCCGATTTCGCAAAAGCTTATGAAGCCGATAAAAAGTATGCCGTTGAAAACGGTGAAGTCTTTGTAGAAATGAAAAACAGAGAAATTGTAGCGCTTATTGCATACTTACAGCGCTTAGGCACTGATATCCATGTTGAAACCACAGCACAAAATTAA
- the ccoS gene encoding cbb3-type cytochrome oxidase assembly protein CcoS, producing the protein MSVIYILLAISIIVAIGFFLAFIMAVKKGQFDDSYTPSVRMLFEDELVKENSKKSIQTNKDQ; encoded by the coding sequence ATGAGTGTTATATATATTTTATTAGCCATAAGTATTATTGTGGCCATAGGTTTCTTTTTAGCCTTTATTATGGCCGTTAAAAAAGGGCAGTTTGACGATAGCTACACGCCATCTGTACGCATGCTTTTTGAAGACGAACTGGTTAAGGAAAACTCAAAAAAATCAATTCAAACTAACAAAGATCAATAA
- a CDS encoding heavy metal translocating P-type ATPase metal-binding domain-containing protein produces the protein MEHNTCFHCGLDSASSEIVFDNKSFCCHGCKTVYEIFSANDLTCYYDLQQAPGATPKDIQGKYNFLENQKIVNQLLEFNDENTQIVTLYIPHIHCSSCIWVLENLNKLNPAINSTTVNFGRKTVRINFNIKTLSLKNLVTLLSSIGYEPFISLDDYSIGKKQVNRSLIYKLGIAGFAFGNVMFLSFPEYFEMGEFWLEQFKPLFRWLMFFFSLPVVFYSAQGYFISAYKGLKSRLLNIDVPIALGIVVLFVRSTVEIIFDWGSGFFDSLTGLVFFLLLGKFFQQKTYSFLSFERDYKSYFPIGVTKILDQGNEESIQVYDIKKGDRLLIRNEELIPVDCILIKGNAQIDYSFVTGESKTVSKQSGDKLFAGGKQLNGNIEVDVLKSVEQSYLTQLWSNDVFKRDKELSFTNLTNTISKHFTLTILSIAIVATAFWLAVDSSKALNVFTSVLIIACPCAIALAAPFTLGNVLRILGKKKFYLKNTSVVEQLSKINTIIFDKTGTITTNKETSISYEGSTLSKEEKTLLRSTLRGSNHPLSRSLYSILNEHDILTLDAYKEHLGHGIEASYNNKNIKVGSANFVGSLTDVSTLNTSVHVSTDNTYKGKFTFYNAYRKGLSKLFNKLKKEYDLVILSGDNSGEKDNLTKLLPTKTKLIFNQKPEDKLEYIKYHQSEGAKVLMVGDGLNDAGALAQSDVGIAISENVNVFSPACDAILDASKFNQLYHYIKLSKSAIKIIKWSFLLSFIYNCIGLYFAVTGQLAPVVAAILMPLSSISIVVFTTIATNIVGKKIR, from the coding sequence ATGGAACATAACACATGTTTCCACTGCGGGCTGGATTCCGCTTCGTCTGAAATTGTTTTTGACAACAAGTCGTTTTGTTGCCATGGCTGTAAAACGGTTTACGAGATTTTTAGCGCCAACGACCTCACGTGCTATTACGATTTGCAGCAAGCACCAGGAGCCACTCCAAAAGATATTCAAGGCAAATACAATTTTTTGGAAAATCAAAAGATTGTCAATCAACTTCTTGAATTCAACGATGAAAACACCCAAATAGTAACGCTTTATATTCCACATATTCATTGCAGTTCGTGTATTTGGGTATTGGAAAACCTCAACAAGCTTAACCCTGCAATTAACAGCACTACCGTTAATTTTGGCAGGAAAACGGTTAGGATTAACTTTAACATAAAAACCCTTTCGTTAAAAAACCTAGTTACCCTACTAAGCAGCATTGGGTACGAACCATTTATAAGCTTAGATGATTATAGCATTGGAAAAAAACAAGTCAACCGCAGTTTAATCTATAAATTAGGCATTGCGGGTTTTGCCTTTGGCAATGTTATGTTTTTGTCGTTTCCCGAATATTTTGAAATGGGCGAGTTTTGGCTCGAACAATTTAAACCTTTGTTTAGGTGGCTCATGTTCTTTTTTTCGTTGCCGGTTGTTTTTTACTCGGCCCAAGGCTATTTTATTTCGGCGTATAAAGGTTTAAAATCACGTCTATTAAATATTGATGTTCCTATTGCGCTGGGTATTGTGGTATTGTTTGTAAGAAGTACGGTCGAAATTATTTTCGATTGGGGATCGGGCTTTTTCGATAGCCTTACAGGTCTAGTGTTTTTTCTGCTACTTGGTAAGTTCTTTCAGCAAAAAACATATTCTTTTTTATCTTTTGAACGCGATTACAAATCGTATTTCCCCATTGGTGTGACCAAAATCCTCGACCAAGGCAATGAGGAGTCCATTCAGGTTTACGACATCAAAAAGGGAGACCGCCTGTTAATTAGAAACGAAGAACTTATTCCTGTTGATTGTATTTTGATAAAAGGAAACGCACAAATTGACTATAGTTTTGTAACGGGTGAGTCTAAAACCGTATCTAAACAATCGGGCGATAAACTTTTTGCAGGTGGAAAGCAACTTAACGGCAATATTGAAGTCGATGTTTTAAAATCGGTAGAACAAAGTTACTTAACACAACTTTGGAGCAACGATGTATTTAAGCGTGACAAAGAATTATCTTTCACCAATTTAACCAATACAATAAGCAAACACTTTACACTAACCATTCTTAGCATTGCCATTGTTGCTACTGCTTTTTGGCTGGCGGTTGATTCCAGTAAAGCATTAAATGTATTTACTTCTGTACTCATCATTGCTTGCCCCTGTGCTATTGCGTTAGCGGCTCCTTTTACTCTTGGGAATGTGCTACGTATTCTGGGTAAAAAGAAATTCTATCTTAAAAACACTTCCGTTGTTGAACAGCTTTCAAAAATCAATACCATTATTTTCGACAAAACCGGAACTATTACCACCAACAAAGAAACAAGCATAAGCTATGAAGGCTCAACACTCAGTAAAGAGGAGAAAACTCTATTAAGGAGCACATTGCGTGGCTCAAACCACCCTTTAAGCCGTTCTTTATATAGCATTTTGAACGAACATGATATTTTAACTCTAGATGCTTACAAAGAGCATTTGGGACATGGCATTGAAGCTAGCTACAACAACAAAAACATAAAAGTTGGATCTGCAAATTTTGTTGGTAGCTTAACTGATGTTTCAACGCTAAACACTAGTGTTCATGTTAGTACCGATAACACTTACAAAGGCAAATTCACATTTTACAATGCTTACCGAAAAGGGCTTTCAAAGCTATTTAACAAACTAAAAAAGGAATACGACTTGGTTATTCTATCTGGTGACAATTCGGGCGAAAAAGACAACTTAACCAAATTACTGCCCACTAAAACAAAACTTATTTTCAACCAAAAACCAGAAGATAAATTGGAATACATAAAATACCATCAAAGCGAGGGTGCCAAGGTGCTTATGGTTGGCGACGGCCTAAACGATGCCGGAGCCTTAGCACAAAGTGATGTAGGTATAGCCATTTCTGAGAACGTCAATGTTTTTTCGCCTGCTTGCGATGCTATTTTAGATGCCTCAAAATTCAACCAATTGTACCATTATATAAAACTATCCAAATCAGCCATAAAAATTATAAAATGGAGTTTTCTCCTCTCTTTTATCTATAACTGCATTGGACTCTATTTTGCAGTAACCGGACAATTAGCACCAGTTGTCGCCGCTATTTTAATGCCGTTGAGCTCAATTAGCATTGTAGTTTTCACAACCATTGCCACCAATATAGTCGGCAAGAAAATAAGATAA
- a CDS encoding PAS domain-containing sensor histidine kinase, translating into MFQNDKDVFAVLFESVSEGVIVVDSQQKIVAVNTSAERMFGYNNQELLHQNLTVLIPKSHQATHGEHVEGFMKQKESRQMGHGRDLYGARKDGTTFPVEAGLNPLEIGGESFVMALVIDITIRKEQELQLQELNMQLEKKVEERTRTLTSTVETLKTVNIQRDAEIKKRIEAQNKTKEALKKEKELNELKTKFLSLVSHEFKTPLSGILTSAMLLGKYKLTEQQERRDKHIKTITDKVHYLNNILNDFLSIEKLETGKVNYRFSTFKISKVVNEVVYNANMLLKEGQTINYPENIDEYSLYQDEKIIELALSNLVNNAIKYSSENTLVDIKINQGEKETTFKIKDNGIGVPEKDQKRIFNRYFRAENALLTQGTGIGLNIVKSHLEKLGGTISFKSEENKGSEFTFVIPNKAKE; encoded by the coding sequence ATGTTCCAAAACGACAAGGATGTTTTTGCCGTTCTTTTTGAGTCGGTTTCAGAAGGCGTAATAGTTGTTGATAGCCAACAAAAAATTGTTGCCGTTAATACCTCGGCAGAGCGTATGTTTGGCTATAACAATCAAGAACTTTTACATCAAAATCTTACTGTTTTAATACCTAAAAGCCATCAAGCAACACATGGCGAGCATGTTGAGGGTTTTATGAAACAAAAGGAAAGTAGGCAAATGGGGCATGGGCGCGACTTGTACGGTGCTCGCAAAGACGGTACTACATTTCCTGTAGAAGCAGGTTTAAACCCATTAGAAATAGGTGGCGAGTCGTTTGTTATGGCTTTGGTAATAGATATAACCATACGTAAGGAGCAAGAGTTGCAATTGCAAGAACTCAACATGCAATTGGAGAAAAAGGTTGAAGAACGCACAAGGACATTAACAAGTACCGTTGAGACTCTTAAAACGGTGAATATACAACGCGATGCCGAGATAAAAAAGCGTATCGAGGCCCAAAATAAAACCAAGGAAGCCCTAAAAAAAGAAAAAGAGCTTAATGAGCTTAAAACTAAGTTTTTGTCATTGGTTTCCCATGAGTTTAAAACACCGTTGAGTGGTATTTTAACGTCGGCCATGTTACTTGGGAAATACAAACTAACCGAACAGCAAGAGAGACGGGATAAGCACATAAAAACCATAACCGATAAAGTGCATTACCTCAATAATATTTTAAATGACTTTTTGTCCATCGAAAAGCTTGAGACAGGTAAAGTAAATTACAGGTTTAGCACCTTTAAAATCAGTAAGGTGGTCAACGAGGTGGTTTATAATGCCAATATGCTTTTAAAAGAGGGGCAAACCATCAACTACCCAGAAAACATTGATGAATACTCATTGTATCAAGACGAAAAAATTATTGAGTTAGCCCTGTCTAACCTTGTAAATAATGCTATTAAATATTCGTCAGAGAACACTTTGGTGGATATAAAAATAAACCAAGGTGAAAAAGAAACGACCTTTAAAATAAAGGACAACGGAATAGGTGTTCCGGAAAAGGACCAAAAGCGTATTTTTAACCGTTATTTTAGGGCAGAAAATGCTTTGTTGACTCAAGGAACGGGTATAGGGCTAAACATAGTAAAAAGTCATTTGGAAAAGCTTGGGGGAACCATTAGTTTTAAAAGCGAAGAAAATAAAGGAAGCGAATTTACATTTGTAATACCAAACAAAGCAAAAGAATGA
- a CDS encoding response regulator — protein sequence MKKVLLIEDDVILRENTAELLELSGYQLITAPNGKAGVEAAKANLPNIVVCDIMMPELDGYGVLEELAKNENTKHIPFIFLSAKTERKDVRKGMDLGADDYITKPFEEEELISAIESRLAKAMILRESNDANSEVEQEQDDELRTLNDLKNFFDDNGKEISYSRGEVIYEEGQHSNNIYLISKGLVKCHRLDEKGKDLTTALYKEDDLFGYTSFTQNTIYQETAAAVEDSTLMALSKNDLKDVLNTNHTVTLELIQLLTDDLIHVKDQLLEMAYSSVKRRTASTILKFAEKLNRKPDEAIRISRNDLASVAGVAIESLIRTLSSFKDMGLIEIEGRNIRILDINKLEEIS from the coding sequence ATGAAAAAAGTATTATTGATAGAAGATGATGTTATCTTACGTGAAAATACCGCAGAACTACTGGAACTCTCAGGTTATCAGTTAATCACGGCTCCCAATGGTAAGGCTGGGGTAGAAGCAGCTAAAGCCAATTTACCCAACATTGTTGTGTGTGATATTATGATGCCTGAGCTTGATGGTTATGGTGTTTTGGAAGAATTGGCTAAAAACGAAAACACCAAACATATCCCTTTTATCTTTTTATCGGCCAAAACAGAACGCAAAGACGTTAGAAAAGGTATGGATTTAGGTGCAGACGATTATATAACAAAGCCATTTGAAGAAGAAGAGCTGATAAGTGCTATAGAAAGCCGGTTGGCAAAAGCAATGATTTTAAGGGAAAGCAATGATGCCAATTCGGAAGTAGAGCAAGAACAGGATGATGAACTTAGAACATTAAACGATTTAAAAAACTTTTTTGATGATAATGGTAAGGAAATCAGTTATAGTAGGGGCGAGGTAATATATGAAGAAGGTCAGCATTCAAACAATATTTATTTAATTTCTAAAGGCTTGGTAAAATGTCACAGGTTAGACGAAAAAGGAAAAGACCTAACCACGGCACTCTATAAAGAAGACGACCTTTTTGGTTATACCTCCTTTACCCAAAATACAATATATCAAGAAACTGCCGCCGCTGTAGAAGACTCTACGTTAATGGCACTGTCAAAAAATGACCTTAAAGATGTGCTCAATACTAATCATACGGTCACTTTAGAGCTTATTCAGCTGTTGACCGACGACCTAATACACGTTAAAGACCAATTGTTAGAAATGGCCTATAGTTCCGTAAAGCGAAGAACAGCTTCAACGATATTGAAGTTTGCCGAAAAACTCAACAGAAAACCAGATGAAGCCATTAGGATTTCCAGAAACGATTTGGCCAGTGTTGCTGGTGTGGCCATTGAAAGTTTAATTAGAACGCTTTCTAGTTTTAAGGATATGGGGCTTATTGAAATTGAAGGCAGAAACATAAGAATCCTAGATATTAACAAGCTGGAAGAAATAAGCTAG
- a CDS encoding universal stress protein yields MKNILIPTDFSENSWNAIVYALQFFDQSPCNFYLLHVNTVRTLDTAENEYMQNSGMTSKMLTKPSKVFLLETVSRIKESFSEIPNHRFFTISDHNNLIDSMREQVAQHKIDFIVMGTKGESGVNRLAIGSNAGNVITKVKCTTLVVPENAKYVEPKEIAFPTDFSIFYHPDILQPIIDIIDQSKSELSILNVNKSKLGLNKDQQRNKEYLDDYFSNYKHSFHFLTDQYIENAVQQFVDSKGVNLIAMLAKNLNYFQRILFHPAVNKISYYKDVPFLVLH; encoded by the coding sequence ATGAAGAATATTTTGATACCTACTGATTTTTCGGAAAATTCATGGAATGCTATCGTATACGCACTCCAGTTTTTTGATCAGTCGCCGTGTAATTTTTATTTGTTGCATGTAAATACGGTTCGTACTCTCGATACGGCCGAAAATGAATACATGCAAAATAGTGGCATGACTTCAAAAATGCTTACCAAACCTTCTAAAGTTTTTTTACTGGAAACGGTTAGCAGAATTAAGGAGAGTTTTTCTGAAATTCCCAACCATAGGTTTTTTACAATTTCAGACCACAATAACCTTATCGATTCTATGCGCGAGCAGGTTGCTCAGCACAAGATTGATTTTATTGTAATGGGAACCAAAGGTGAATCTGGAGTTAATAGGCTGGCTATTGGATCGAATGCCGGAAATGTAATTACAAAGGTAAAGTGCACAACTTTGGTGGTTCCAGAAAACGCCAAGTATGTTGAACCTAAAGAAATTGCATTTCCTACCGATTTCTCGATTTTTTACCATCCTGATATTTTGCAGCCCATTATAGATATTATTGACCAAAGTAAGAGCGAATTAAGCATACTTAATGTTAATAAAAGTAAATTAGGCTTGAATAAAGACCAACAACGAAATAAGGAATATTTAGACGACTATTTTTCGAACTACAAGCATAGTTTTCACTTTTTAACCGATCAGTATATCGAGAATGCCGTGCAGCAGTTTGTAGACTCTAAGGGTGTAAATTTAATAGCTATGTTGGCCAAAAATTTAAATTATTTTCAACGTATTTTATTTCATCCAGCAGTAAATAAAATTAGTTATTACAAAGATGTGCCTTTTTTGGTATTGCATTAA